CAGGGCGACAACATTTCCAAATTCTCTACGGAACGCCAGTTGCAAGCCTTTATTGATGTGCAACGCGGTAAAGCAGTGAACGTCGTCGTCCGACGAACTGCATTGAATACCGTAGAAGTATCGTGCAACCTGATTCCAGATTCACCGTACGCTATGGAGATGGAAGTTTACCTCACTGACGAGGCTGAACTCTTCTCTGAATCGTGGAGATATTTATGTCCCATTTAAGTTCAACAACCGATGTCGGAGCCGTATTTGACTCGTTCGGCACGGACACCCTGGGCACGGTTTTCCCGAATGCTCGGACGCTGCACGACGTCATACCCGACGCCGACGTTCGCGCTGCCAAGCTTGTCGTGTCCGACTATCTCCGCGACTTAGGTGTTGCCGATACCGACTTTATCGCTGCCGAAAGTAAGCGAATTGTCAACGACGCAATGGAGCAAATGGCGACCGATCCGAAAGCAAATGGTAAGCGACTACGTAAGGTCGCGATTCGCTTGACGGTAAAGAAGCTCGCCAAGTGGGTTCACGCCATTGAAGTCGAGAACGATGCAACCGATCATCCGATTCCAGCGGGCATAATCGGAGCCCATTTGCCTGAGCTGCTGAACCAGCACCCGGAAGGATTCTTGAGTGAATCCCCTTCGGAGTCGTTTGTGGCGAACGCAAAATCGAAGCGCAAGGCCGTCGTTCCGCATTCAAAACCGAAAGAAATGACCAAGCAGCAGTTATCGCTGCTGCCGCGTTGGGGTAATCATCTGGCCGAGATGTTCGGCTTGAAAGGTATCGAAAAAACAAAGCCCGGTCAGTCTTCAAAATCAGAAGAAAGCAATGATTGTTCTTTCTTCAGTTGCTTCAACATAACACGAAGCCTGTTGGGGTTTCTGACAGTCCTGACTACAGGCACTGCGGCGGCCGTGTACTGGGAGACGGTAGCTAATACTGGTTTCTTCCAATATCCGCTAGTAGCCCTGTTCGTGCTGCTCTTCTTTTGGATCGCGTTCAGTTTCTGGACCGCCACGATGGGACTCGCCTCGATTTTGTTTTCCAGCAAACAGAAAGAGACGCTTAGCCCCGAAGACCCGGCATACTTGGAAGGGCTTCCGCGAAGCGCGATTCTGATGCCGATCTACAACGAAGACACTACCTGTGTGATGTCGAACCTTAAAGCAGTCGCTCAGTCGCTCAGTTCGATTGGTGCTGCAGAAAAGTTCGATTTGTTCATACTTTCGGATACCACTAATCCCGATATTTGGCTGGAAGAAGAACGAGCATGGGCCAAGTTGGTGATCGACCTGCCCGACGATTGCCGTGTGTTCTATCGACATCGCCCTAAAAACATCAGCCGAAAAGCGGGCAACATCGCCGATTTCTGCCAACGCTGGGGTGAGCACTACCCATTCATGACGGTGCTTGATGCCGACAGTGTGATGGCCGGGGAAACATTGGTCGAAATGGTTCGCCGTATGGTGAACGATTCCAAGATCGGTATCCTGCAGGTTCCTCCAACTCCCGTAAATCGGCAATCGTTTTTTGCTCGAACTCAGCAGTTTGCTGCTCAAGTTTACGGTCGCGTCTTTCTCGAAGGGTTTGCTCTTTGGTCGGAATGCGATGGTAACTACTGGGGACACAACGCCATCATCCGGATCCAGCCCTTTATGGAGCATTGCGATCTCCCCGTGTTGCCAGGCAGCGGTCCCTTGGGTGGTGAGATCCTCAGCCACGACTTCGTAGAAGCAGCACTAATGCGACGAGCTGGTTGGAAGATCTGCCTCGCCCATGACCTGCAAGGCAGTTATGAAGAATGTCCTACGACCATGCTTGATTACGCCCAGCGAGACCAACGCTGGTGTCAGGGCAACATGCAGCACATGGGCTTG
This region of Bremerella alba genomic DNA includes:
- the mdoH gene encoding glucans biosynthesis glucosyltransferase MdoH, whose amino-acid sequence is MSHLSSTTDVGAVFDSFGTDTLGTVFPNARTLHDVIPDADVRAAKLVVSDYLRDLGVADTDFIAAESKRIVNDAMEQMATDPKANGKRLRKVAIRLTVKKLAKWVHAIEVENDATDHPIPAGIIGAHLPELLNQHPEGFLSESPSESFVANAKSKRKAVVPHSKPKEMTKQQLSLLPRWGNHLAEMFGLKGIEKTKPGQSSKSEESNDCSFFSCFNITRSLLGFLTVLTTGTAAAVYWETVANTGFFQYPLVALFVLLFFWIAFSFWTATMGLASILFSSKQKETLSPEDPAYLEGLPRSAILMPIYNEDTTCVMSNLKAVAQSLSSIGAAEKFDLFILSDTTNPDIWLEEERAWAKLVIDLPDDCRVFYRHRPKNISRKAGNIADFCQRWGEHYPFMTVLDADSVMAGETLVEMVRRMVNDSKIGILQVPPTPVNRQSFFARTQQFAAQVYGRVFLEGFALWSECDGNYWGHNAIIRIQPFMEHCDLPVLPGSGPLGGEILSHDFVEAALMRRAGWKICLAHDLQGSYEECPTTMLDYAQRDQRWCQGNMQHMGLLLADGFHPASRLHLSMGVMSYLASPLWLVFLSLSLVAALLSGGAEGSTILGAMAGGLFAATMGMLLLPKAYGLIAMHLRPQPKDTPEIRRRAWLSVLLETGIAILIAPIMMLLHSQFVLATLRGKKVKWNAQQRDDTGVTLSDAIMMHWAHTLIGLIVTVGLVLTVPAFLFWLAPVLIGLVFSVPLSMLLGSLEIGRKLKASNLLVINEEVESPEVLVAQKKAMAKGFRDKHMSPNVDPFQLVLEDPAYLVLHLGILRTADREIPVFRDQLMEIQSMIKKDGLKSLSPQIRFQVQNNRYAMEQLHIQVRAQRIPKSALAYR